From Palaemon carinicauda isolate YSFRI2023 chromosome 29, ASM3689809v2, whole genome shotgun sequence, one genomic window encodes:
- the LOC137622787 gene encoding PE-PGRS family protein PE_PGRS47-like has protein sequence MIGKSTLLVAIALCSVASAGHPQRYGNRGGVGGVGFGGAGVGGLGAGGVHSQGGLGGFGGASHLGGVSGGLGGASHLGGVSGGLGGAGHLGGVSGGLGGAGHLGGVSGGFGGASHLGGVAGGLGGAGLGVGSASYNPAHYPDIIPGFPFQSSFPGRGFSGCQNWCLSSVQNNYYCCTRTTYAG, from the coding sequence ATGATTGGAAAGTCAACTCTCCTTGTGGCCATCGCCCTGTGCTCGGTAGCATCAGCTGGCCACCCACAGAGGTATGGAAACCGAGGTGGTGTTGGAGGTGTCGGTTTTGGAGGTGCTGGCGTTGGAGGTCTCGGCGCTGGGGGAGTTCACTCTCAAGGAGGTCTTGGGGGCTTTGGAGGAGCCAGTCATCTTGGAGGTGTTTCAGGAGGACTTGGAGGAGCTAGCCATCTTGGAGGAGTCTCAGGTGGTCTTGGAGGAGCCGGTCATCTTGGAGGCGTCTCAGGAGGACTTGGAGGAGCCGGCCATCTTGGAGGTGTCTCAGGAGGTTTCGGAGGAGCTAGCCATCTTGGAGGCGTCGCAGGAGGGCTTGGAGGTGCTGGTCTTGGAGTAGGCAGTGCTTCTTACAATCCAGCTCACTACCCAGACATTATTCCAGGTTTCCCATTCCAGTCCTCCTTCCCCGGCAGGGGCTTCTCTGGATGCCAAAACTGGTGTCTCAGCTCTGTCCAGAATAACTACTACTGCTGCACAAGGACCACTTATGCTGGATAA
- the LOC137622788 gene encoding nucleoporin NUP42-like, whose product MLFSNPLLTLLIAATSYTQLASCKPAPIVGGRPSRGGSGPNPDYPDQAASHLHPVGEVPPLGGTGDVRIAPGGPPEISGSSQGLTSGNNGSSSGAGSFALAQAQEGGNPAGNPAAFSAAFSNGGQNPSAGSFAFSGFPVEFFNGGGNGFFNVAFG is encoded by the coding sequence ATGTTGTTCTCAAATCCCCTCCTGACACTGCTGATAGCGGCGACGTCCTACACGCAACTGGCATCATGCAAACCGGCGCCTATCGTAGGAGGCCGACCGAGCAGGGGAGGCTCGGGACCTAACCCGGACTACCCGGACCAAGCAGCGTCGCATCTGCACCCCGTCGGGGAGGTCCCTCCCCTAGGAGGCACAGGAGACGTGAGAATCGCCCCCGGGGGCCCACCGGAGATATCTGGATCCAGCCAAGGATTGACCTCAGGAAACAACGGTTCCAGTTCGGGGGCAGGAAGCTTCGCCCTGGCCCAAGCGCAGGAGGGCGGTAACCCGGCCGGCAACCCGGCTGCCTTTAGCGCTGCGTTCAGCAACGGAGGTCAAAACCCGTCGGCGGGATCCTTCGCTTTTTCCGGGTTTCCCGTAGAATTTTTTAATGGCGGTGGAAATGGCTTCTTCAATGTAGCGTTTGGTTGA